The genomic interval AGCCCGATGGGTCCGGCACCGATGACGACGACCGGATGGCGCACCGGCGCGGCGGCATCCTGGTCGGCGCTGCGGACATAGGGATAGAGCGGGGTTTCGAAGATCTTGGACATCAGGCCCTCGTCATGCCGTAGAGCGAAGTTGATTTGTGGGGCGTCGGAAAATGACCTAAATTCTGGCCAGAAAGGAGCATGGCCATGAACGAGCACAGCCGGCCGGAGAAGGCGAGCAAGGACGGGATCACCGTCTCGGTCGCCGAGGCCAAGGCCCGCTTCTCGGAGCTCCTGAAACGTGCCGCCGCCGGCGAGGAGATCCATGTCACGCGGCACGGCAAGCCGTATGTCCGGCTCGGCCCGGAAACGGAGGACAAGCCGAAGCGTCGGAGGATTGGCGCCTTCGCGCAGGTTCCGCTTCGGATGTCGGACGATTTTGATGTCCTCGGCCTCGAATGGACCGAATACCTCAAGTGAGCGATGCCTATCTGGTCG from Polymorphum gilvum SL003B-26A1 carries:
- a CDS encoding type II toxin-antitoxin system Phd/YefM family antitoxin, which translates into the protein MNEHSRPEKASKDGITVSVAEAKARFSELLKRAAAGEEIHVTRHGKPYVRLGPETEDKPKRRRIGAFAQVPLRMSDDFDVLGLEWTEYLK